The Nostoc sp. 'Lobaria pulmonaria (5183) cyanobiont' region TTGACATTTTCTATTATAATTAAAGAAAATAGTATCAACAACTTTGACACCTATAGCAATCGCTCTCAAGAATCAGCCATGAAAGAGATCATTGCTGCGAACCTGAACCGCTACCGTAAAAGTCTAGGCTTGTCTCAAGAGCAACTTGCTGCAACTACCGGGGTAACTCGCCAGAGCATCAATAACTACGAGAACGCCAAAACTTTACCAGACAGCAAAATCCTCTCTGCTCTGGCGAGTGTTTTGGGCATTACACTCGATGACTTGCTACGCTCACAAGGTGAAGGACTACCCAACTTCCGGTTCCGCGCTCATGTTTCCTTTGACAAAAATGCCCAGTTTGCAGCCCAAGTGCTACGAATGCTGCAAACTTATAACGCCCTAGAACAAGCCGTTGGCTTACCGACCTACACCCCGGAAAGTACACCTTGCCATCAAGTAGAAGGCAACGAAAAGCACATTCAGACAATAGCTGCTTTGTTTCGCCATCGTCTGGGCTTGGGAGATGCTCCCATTGCCAACCTGTTTCAGTCTGTAGAAGAAATCGGCTTAAAAGTTTTACGCTCCTCCGTTCCCATTAAAGGTTTCTTTGGTCTGAGTGCTTGTAGTGATATTGAAGGTGCTTTTGTTTTGGTAAATACCCATAACATCACCATTGAACGTCAATTATTTACCCTTGCACATGAAATTGGACATCTAATCTTTCACCGTGTAGAGTACCAAGACACCCTGATTGAAGAAGGAACCAAAGAAGAAGAAAAAGCACGAGAAAAGGTGGCTGATTACTTTGCCAGTCACCTACTTGTTCCTCAAGCTGAATTTGAGCAGATATACTCACTTACCAAAGATATTGTCAAACTCAAACGGCATTTTCGGGTAAGTTACCTAGTCATCTTGAATCGTTTAGCAGAAATGAAAATCATTGATTTTGCTAAAGAGAAAGCCCAAATATGTGCTATTTATAAAAAGCAACATAATGGTGCATCTTTGCAAAACTCAATGGAATTACCACCAGCACTGCCTGCGGATGATTATCCAGAAAATGAACGTTATGAATTTCTAATTTGGCAGTCCTTAAAATTGGGCAAGATTTCAGAGATGAAAGCAGCAGAACTTCTCAACTTAACTGTTGAAAAACTGCGGGTGCGTCGTCAAGAAAATGAGGTTTATGCAGTCGCTTAACGGAACAATTCTTGACGCAACAGCACTCATTGATTTTCGTTGGCTGAACGAGTGGGGGTGGCTAAAACAGCACTACAGCCCGTTGTACATTGCCCAGGAACTTCTAGACTCAGATCAACTGGAAACCCAAACTCGTCAAGCTGCTAACCAATACTTAACACCTCTGGCTCTTTCCACAGAAGAGATGTTTGCCAGTTTTCTGGAATTTAACGTTAGAGCGCCCCTTTTAAGTGTCGCGGATCGATCTACGATTGCCATTGCCCGTCATCAATTGCTGATTTGTGCTAGTGATGACGGGCTAGTTGTTGAAACCTGCAAGGCATACGGTGTTACCTACACTAGAACACTGCGATTATTAGCTGAGATGGTAGAGACAGGACACAAAACAGTGATAGAGGTGACGGCAATGGCTGATTCATTAATCAAGGAGCGGGGTAAACACATTTCTCCCAGAGTTTTGGCAGATTGGACAACAAGTTTACAGAAGTATGGCACTAGCTAAAAATCAAATGTGGTTAGACTAAGTGCCATATAAGATTTGGTTGTAAAAGAGGTTTATTAGTAACGGAACGAAATACACTTTAAACCCATCTTTGCCTAAAACGAAACTGAATTATTATCTTTTAAAGAGCATAAAACCACCATTATTTCGTTGAATAACTACTGGGCTTTACCTAAAAAACTTCAATTTTGGCAAAATTGAACCACCCAAAAAGTGTTTCTGAAATGCTTATATAGTGTGGCAACCCATTCAATCCAACCCATCCATCAATAATTCAGACATCTCCAGTTGATCGCGATTGCGGTTATCGTCGTAAATTTGGAGCGTATTTAATTTAGCGTGTCTGCTGAGTTTCTGGGCTTTGCGGACATTGCCATCAGTTTTTTCAAGTACAGCTGTAATAGCACTATGGCGGCAACGGTGCGGACTCATGTGTTTTTCAACACCAGCCCGTTTAAACAAGCGTTTAACTATTTTATAAATGCCATCCCCGGTTAACCTGTTACCATAATTTTGAAAGTCCACCGAGGTAAACATCGGACGCGATGAAGACATATCACCACCACGGGCAATCACCCAATCAGTAATCGCAATGACCGTGACTTTTGGCAGGTTAATTGTCACTCGTACTTGCTTGCCCTTACCCAAAATTGATAGCGTCCCCTTATTTCCGTCAAAATGCCTCAAGTCCAAGGTGCTAATCTCATTTCTCCTCAAAGCATTGCCCCACAGTAGGAGCAGCAAAGCATAGTCCCGTTTCCCTACCTTAGTCGAGCGATCGCACCCCTTAATGACTGTCAAAAATTCCTCGCCTGTACAACCGCTAGTGTCGAGGTATGACTGCACTGGGATGCTGTCCACATCCACAGCATAGTTGCATACACCCAGCTTTCGGCCAAAAGCAACCAGAGACTTGATGGCCGCGAGTCGGCGGTTTATCGTGTTAGGTGCTAGGGAAGCTTCATTGAGTATGGCTCTGTATTTAGTAACTACCAGGGTAGCCTTGTGTCCCTCCAGATGCAAAAACTCCAGGATAGAATCGCGCTGAGGTGATCGCCCAGTCATGCGAGTAAAAAAATCGTTGATATCTTTGCGGTAAGCCCGACGGGTTCCCTCACTATTTTTGGATTTAAGCAGTTCCTCCAACACGTCGGGATCTGAGTCAATTACACCAGCAAAGTATGCCTCAATTTTCGCATTGAGGGCATTTTCTAATTTTTGGACTACAACTAACTCAACGGGTTCTGTATCTTTGCTCATGACCCACCCTAGCTGCGGTATTGGGAATGGCTGTTTCCAATACCAATGTTTATTATGCAGCTGCATGGGCCTAGATGAGTCTTAGATTTCAGTTACTTAATCAATTATGTTACTTCCTTGGCTCAAGAGATTGACGGATTAAATAAGTTGCAGGTGCTTGACCTCAGACGCACATCGCCACTGCGTGGCTCGTTTGCCTCTTCCGGTCAAGCACCCGCTTAATAAATAATTGCTGAAGGGGTGAATAATCCTAGTTTAAAAAAGTATAGTCAAAGATAAGAATCCACAAGTTTCCCCTGAGTTGACCACTTCTCATCTAGAAGGCGACAAGCGACATAAACAACATTTTGAGGATTGCGCTTGTGTCTGACATTCGTACCCCAGGAACGAACAGTATAATCACCTTGATAACCTAAAACAAGTGCAAGCTCGTCGTAAGTTAACTGCCATTTTTTCTTAAATTCTATTGGGTGCATAGTATTCACCTATTTCAAGTAATTAATTAGGAGTGTCTAGCGGACATTTGACTTATAACGGGGTATCAGAAAAAATAGAAAACTTGTGCATAACCATCAATAAATCTTTGACTTACCCCGCACTCTAGCTTTGGTCAATTTATTTATTTATGTGTCTAATAGGTATCTAGCAGACACGCGGATATAAATTATCAAAGGTAAGAATCTATTTGTTTGCCCTCAGCTGACCATTTTTCATCTAGAAGGCGACAAGCAACATAAACAACTTTTTGAGGGTTGCGCTTATGGACTCCATTTATCCCCCAGCAACGGACAGTGAAATCACTTTCATAACCCAGGACAAGTGCTAGATCGTTATAAGTTAATTGCCACTTTTTCTTAAATTCTATTGGGTGCATAGTATTCACCTATTTCCATAAATTAATTAACAGTGAAGAGCTAAGTATCAAAAGAAATCGGCTTACCGTTGAAATGGTTGTAAATATCCTCTGGGTTAAACCAGCTAGGCAGTGTACGCTCTGCCTCTAGATATTCCTCGCCATTGTCATCAAGCAAACCGCGAACAATCTTGACTCTAGACAGTGGGGTTTTACCGTTAGCTGAGAATTTTTGAATGAGG contains the following coding sequences:
- a CDS encoding helix-turn-helix domain-containing protein, coding for MTFSIIIKENSINNFDTYSNRSQESAMKEIIAANLNRYRKSLGLSQEQLAATTGVTRQSINNYENAKTLPDSKILSALASVLGITLDDLLRSQGEGLPNFRFRAHVSFDKNAQFAAQVLRMLQTYNALEQAVGLPTYTPESTPCHQVEGNEKHIQTIAALFRHRLGLGDAPIANLFQSVEEIGLKVLRSSVPIKGFFGLSACSDIEGAFVLVNTHNITIERQLFTLAHEIGHLIFHRVEYQDTLIEEGTKEEEKAREKVADYFASHLLVPQAEFEQIYSLTKDIVKLKRHFRVSYLVILNRLAEMKIIDFAKEKAQICAIYKKQHNGASLQNSMELPPALPADDYPENERYEFLIWQSLKLGKISEMKAAELLNLTVEKLRVRRQENEVYAVA
- a CDS encoding tyrosine-type recombinase/integrase → MSKDTEPVELVVVQKLENALNAKIEAYFAGVIDSDPDVLEELLKSKNSEGTRRAYRKDINDFFTRMTGRSPQRDSILEFLHLEGHKATLVVTKYRAILNEASLAPNTINRRLAAIKSLVAFGRKLGVCNYAVDVDSIPVQSYLDTSGCTGEEFLTVIKGCDRSTKVGKRDYALLLLLWGNALRRNEISTLDLRHFDGNKGTLSILGKGKQVRVTINLPKVTVIAITDWVIARGGDMSSSRPMFTSVDFQNYGNRLTGDGIYKIVKRLFKRAGVEKHMSPHRCRHSAITAVLEKTDGNVRKAQKLSRHAKLNTLQIYDDNRNRDQLEMSELLMDGLD